AGCGACCGTCCCGACGCCAGGAGAGCGGCGCTGGCTGGTAGATCAACTTGACGAGCTCGTGGACCGGCGCCAGCACCTGGTCTCCCAGAACACCCCACAGCTGCGCATTGGTCAGTACCGGCCTGCGGACCAGCAGACCGCGGAAGCTCCGGTAGGAGTCCTCCTCCCCGGCGCTCCGGCACAGGTCGAGGGCGATGCCGATCACCAGGTTGTCCCGGTGCCGTGCGGCAGGGTCTCCGCTCCGCTCGGCCCACTCGTGGCACAGCTCGGTGGGGCGACCCCAGAGGTCGTCCAGCAGGCGGTCGCCCGGTCCGACCACCTCCGGCGGCAATCGAAGCGGCCAGTCCTCCAGTGACATCGTCCGACATCGGGTGACGAGCTCACCCAGGGACACGGGGGGCGGTTCGCCGTGCAGCAGAAAGGCGGTGGCGGTGCGGTCGAGCGCCTGCTGGGCTGCAGCCGGGTAAGGGAGGGTGAACTCGAGAAGGCCATTCTGCTGCTCCAGGAGGCAGAGCGCTTGGGCGAGCGTGCGCAGAAGCGGCACACCGTCGTACGCGGACCAGGCCGCGAGGGCAGCCCAGTCGGGGGGCGGAATGTCGGCGTGTCGGTTCATCAGCCAGTCCCCTCGGGCGGAGCCGAGTTGCCCGCGCTGCGCGCGAGACCGGTAGCGCACCAACGCCGCGCCTCGCACTCGGCGCAGTCATAGCCCTCCCGCGGGGCCTCCGGATATTCCCGGGCGCGGGCCCAGGGCTCGGTGTACGCGGCGAGTGCGGTGCGGGCCCGCTCGACCGTCGCGGGGTCGTCCGGCGCGAACTCCTCCTCGGCGACGCCGTCCGGACGCAGCAATTCGAGCTCGACCCGGGAGCGCCTGATCTCCCCGCCCAGCGCGCCGGATCGGACAAGCAGCACCGCCAACGCCAACTGGGGATACCTCTCCAGCGGGTCCGCACCACGGTACAGTCCGCGTACCGAGGTCTTGGTCTCGCGTACGACGACGCCGCCCCGCTCGGTGTGGACCAGGTCGCACGAGGCAACCACGACCACATCCGCCACCGGATCCAGGACTGTGACCTGTCGCTGGGGTGTGCAGTCCTCGTCGGTACCGATCCGGTCGAGAGGGCAGTTTCCGCGATGACGGCGGATCATGTCGAGTGCGAGCCCGGTCTCCTCCGCGGCGAGTCCGGGCAGCCGGTCGGGCAGGGCCACCCGCCGACACGGCACCCGGTCCGGATCTGCGTGCCGCGCGTTCAGCCAAGCGTCGACGGCGCGGCCGCGCCGGATGGCCAGGTTCTCAGAGTTCTCGGGCGCGGTCTCCCGCAGCTTGAGGACCCGCGTCAGGTGATAGCGGGCAGGGCAATCGTGGAAGGCGCGCAGGTCGGCCATGGACACCGTGCGCCGCTTCCGCGCCGGGCGGGCCGCTGGGACCCCGAGAAGCCCCGATGCCCGCGGGAGCATCGGGCACCCAGCGATGTGGACGCAGTCGGCACAGCCAGGGTTCGCCCGGCGCTCGCGTCCGTCGAGAGCGACGGCTATCCGGGGGCCGACGTGCTCGGCGAAGAGCCGGCGTACCTCCGCCGCGCTCCAGTCGGCGGCGATGAGGCCGCTCTCCTCGTCGCGCAGCACGGCTAGAGCGCCGTCGCCAAGTCCGATACCCAGTACGCGGACCCGCTGAGGAGCCGGCTCGTGGGGATCGGGCTTCCAGCGGGCGTCGTACGGGTACGTCTCCGTCGGCGCGCCGAAGACGAGCACAGCCGCAGCGGCAACTAGCTCGGACAGCGGCCGGGTCGCGGGCGCGCGGGTGAGGGACGGGATCCACAGCTCGCGTTCCGACCCGTCCGTGGTCGCGTACCTGCGCCCCCAGGCACGGCGCTCGTACTGGTCGACGCCCCGCGTATCGACTCGACGTTCGCCCGCGTCGTCCTTCACCTGCCGAATCGCCACCCACTCGGCGCGGACCGGGAGAATCCGGTACAGCCCTGCGGCCTCGCGACGGCACTGCTCGCGCCCGGCGGCGTCGAGGTACGCTCCGGCTGCCTCCCGGGCCCAGGCGGCGTGCCCGGGCAGGCATGAGGCGAAGTGCCGGGGGTCCTCACAGGCGGCCGCAAGGGTGACCCCCCGGAACTCGACCGCGTCCACCACCCGCTCCCAGGGGCGGAACACGTAGGTCTCGGCCGGTGATTTCCGAGACCGACCGGACTCCTCCCGCAGCAGCGGGCGAGCGCGCAGGGCTGTTCGGGCGGGGCAGCCGAATGGATCGTCCCGTAGCGCCGGGATGCCTAGGCGAACGAGACCGGGATCCCCGATGACCCCAGGTGGGGTGGTCCAGCGAAGCACGACGGGCTCCTGGGTGACGGTTTCACTGACGACACGAGAATGGGCCATGCTGTGAACGGGGGCAACAATACGCATCTGACGGGGCGTGAGGCACTATCCTCTCCGCTTGAGGTGTCATCAGGTGGCATGGCCGCACCGGAACGTAGAGTGGAGGAGATCAGGCGTGGAGCCGCGGTGGCCCGATTCATCGGCCAGGCGACGGGTGGTTGACAACCGGTTCGAGCTGATGGGAGGGGAATCCAGCGGAGGAATGGGCGTCGTCTGCAAGGCTATTGACCTTGAGTCAGGGAAGCCGGTGGCAGTCAAGTTCCTGGCCCCGTGGGATCCACACGCGGGTGATGGCGCGCGCGTCAGACCGTGGACCTCAACCGATCTGAAGCGTTTCCACCGTGAGTGCGACATTCAGCGCGAGCTGAGCGGTCAGGGCGTTCCTGGCTACGTTCACAGCCGGCTGACCGGGGCCCGCCCCTATCTGGTCACCGAATACGTGGACGGCCTCGACCTGCGGGCTCTGCTCACCCAGAGGCGCCCGGGTCGGGCCGACGCCGCCGCGATCACCGTGCAGCTGCTGCGCATCCTCGGCCGGGTCCACTCGCGCGGCGTCATCCACCGGGACGTCAAGCCGAGTAATATCATGATCGCCAAGGATGGGCGCCTCTTCCTGGTGGACTTCGGCATCTCCCTGCCGATGGATCCGCAGGCCACCCGACACACGGTCGGCAGGACACCCGGGAGCCTCGGCTTCATGGCCCCGGAGATCCTCCAGGGTGAGCGCAGCCCCGGCCCGCCGGCCGATCTCTACGGCGCAGGCTGCACGATCTTCCTACTCTTCGCCGCGCGTCCGGTCTTCGAGTACGGCGGGAACGAATTCCAGGTGGAGTACCACCATCGGCTCACACCGGCACCGAGGCTCTCCACGGTGATCGGGGACGTGTCCGAGGCGATGGACGAGACCGTCGCCGGCCTGCTCGCGAAGTCCCCCAGCGAGCGCCCGACACCAGAGGTGGCCGAACGCCCGTTCCTCGACATGCTGCCCAGGCCCGGCTCACGCGGAAACCCGGGCGAGCAGTACGACCCCAAGCGGCCCTTCCTCGAAGGCACCGCAAGCGCGCCGTCTGCCCCCGCACGAGGCGGACCTACGCGTCGGCCCGTGGTGCGACGGTCGCCGACGAGCGGCCCGAGCCGAGATGCGCTGCGGTCCCTGTGCCTTGGCGCGTCTGAGGAACTCCGGGACGCGGGGCCAGGCGACTGCGCGCGCCGGCTGGTAGACGTGCTGCCTGTGGTGCGGAGGCGGTGGACCGATGCGGACGGCGACGTCCTGAGCGCGCTGCTGCTCTGCGCCGAAGCCGCGCGAGCCGAGGGGGACTGGGTCTCGGCGGGGTCCAGGTTCCGGGCCGTCGCCCGACAGCTCCGGGGAGTAGGCCCCGGCTCGCCTTCGTACGGCTCGCAGGTGCGGGCACGCCTCGGGGCGGTCGAGAGCCAGCTCAACGAGGACCGGATCCCGGAGGAAGCGCCCCCAGACTGGTGCGGCATCGCCTGCGAGGTACTGGAACTCGGACAGGACGCGCGTCCCGACCTCGTTGCGCTCTGCCGCGAGGTCGGCGAGGAACTGCTCGCTTGCGGCAGCTCCACAGAGGTGGCCGAGCTCTGCGAACGGCTGGCCGGATCGGCATAGGTTCGACCGGTCTGCTCGCCCAGCTCACGAGCCGCGCTGGAGCCTCCCATCCCCAAGCAGCGCCCCGAGCACTTCGTCGACCTGCGCGGCGGCTGCGCCAAAGGCTGCTGCTGCCTCCCTAAACTCAGCGATCTGCCGGTACATCTGCCCGAGCTCCCGCTGCTCCATCAGGGAGCGTTGAACCACCCGCATCCGGCGGACGTTGAGCCGCGCCGAGGCCCGGGCATGCGAGCCAGCCCGCCAGGCGTTCGATGAGAGTCGCAGGCAGGACGCGAGATAGAACGGGTCGAGCTGTTCCGGGTCCGTCCGGAGCCGGAACAGCCCTGCGCCGAGCGCACGGGGAGCGTGCATCTCCACCAAGACTTCGTGCTCTGCGGCGTAGGAGGAGACGATGATGTCACCGAACGCGGTCAGCGGGACCAGCCCGGCACTATCCAGCCGGGCCGCCTCGCCCGAGTCCAGCCAAGGGACCTCCTCCTGCCCGTGGCGGGGGTGGCGCAGCAGGAGGACCTCGATGGCGTCGGCCGGGCGAAAGCCGCGTCTGAGCTCGCCCGGCGGCAGCGGCGCGCCGGGCGTCACAGTGAGTGCGCCGAGCCGCTCCAGCTCTGCCACGGTCACACGCGGCGACTCCGCAGCGGCGACGTCGTCGAGCGCGCGCAGCGAGCGGAGCGACGGCATGCCGTCCCGAACGCGCAGCATGGCCTGGTCCAGCACGGCCCACGAACGGCCAAGATCGACCTGTGTTGCTGGCGGCTCCCAGGCCAGCTGCCGGGTCGGCGTCAGATCGGCATCCTCGGCGAGCAATTGCGCCCTTGGTACCTGGGCGGCACGGGTCACGGCATCGCCACGAACAGCCGCGAGCGCGCGCTCACGCAGGCGGTCCCAGTCAACGACGCTCTGGCCGCCGGAGGAGGTATGACGACAGTCAGCCGCGTCGACGAAGAGTACCGGCGATTCGGGTGTGCGGCTTCCGGGCGCGCGGAGCAGCCAAAGGTGCAACCCCACCCCGTAGGGAGAGGCAGCACCAGCCGGGAGGGCGATCAACCCGTGGATGGCCCCGGCGCGTAGCAGCGACGCGCGGATCCGGCGTCCGCTACGGCGAGAGGCCACCGAGGGCGTCAGCAGGACGACCGCCACACCAGTGGTATTCAGGGCGGACAGAATGTGCTGCACCCAGGCGAGTTCCGGATCGCCCTGGGCGGGAAGCCCGTACCGCCAGCGGCTATCGGCCGCGAGTTCGGTGGCGCTCCAGCCTGGTGCCTCGGCGGGCGGGTTGCACAGCACGACGTCGACGGGGGCCGGAAGCGGCGGCGCCGTCAGGAGGGCATCGGCGCACAGCACCGTCGCGCGTGCCGCCGGCGCTGCCACTGCGAGTCCGACACGGGTGAGCAGCGCGAGCACGGGATCAGCCTCGACGCCGGTCAACTGCAGCGAGCCGCACTCCCGCCACTTCCGGGCAGCGGCCTCCAAGAGCAGGCCGACGCCACAGGTGGGGTCCAGCACCCGCTCGACCGGCTCGCCGTCGCGCAGTGCGGCCGCGAGCGCCGCCATCGTGTCCGCCAGGGGCTGCGGGAGCGCGGCGACCTGCCGGTTCTGGACCGCGAGCCACCGGTGGCGCAGGAGGCCGAACCCGTTGCTTCCCTGGTCCTCAGCCGCAAGCGTGCGCGCCTCCCGCACCAGTGCTCGCTCGTCGACGGTGAGGGCAGCAAGCCCGGCCTGCTCTCGACCCTCCGGCCGCACGCCGGTCAACTCGGAGCCGACCGCAGCGAGCACCAGCCCCATCCGCTCCCAGTCGCCCAGGTCCTCCACCTTCGGCCAGAGCCAGTTCCAGCCGCTGACGGAGTCGTCGACCTTACCGTGTCGGCGCAACCAGTCCTCGATGTCGGGAAGCGAGAACTGCGGACTGGAGTCCGTGCCGCCGACCGGCGCAGGGAAGTCGTCGTGACGCCTGCGCCAATTGCTCACCGCCGCGCGGCCGACGTTCGCGAGCCGCCCGATCCCCGCGAGCGTCAAGGTCACCGGAACGTCCTGCTCTGCCATGGCGCCTTCCTGATGCTGTGTCCCCGAGGCACAGGTGCGTGCCGAGGGGACACAGTAGACCGGTTGGGCACCGATCAGGCAGTCGCCACGGCTGGGCAGCGCGGAGCCGCCAAACGTGCGTCCGAGGGCCTCCGCCCCTGGTCAGCGGAGCTCGCCGGTGACGAACTCCAGGCTGCAGAGGGCTCTGTCCGACTGGGCGGCTTGGCGGGCAGAGCCGCCCGGTCAGGTCTTCACACTCCCAACCGTCCGTGCGCGGCTGGCGAACCTGGCTCGCGCCCAGGAGACTCCGCGTGGGCCTGCTGGCTCGGGTGGTAGCCCGTCGATAGGGGGCCTATGGGCACCGTGGCGCGGGCCATAGCCTGGGAGCGGCCGCCGGCCCACAGGCGCCCACTGATGTGCTCGGCCGTGGGCGCCTTCGAGCCCGCCATCCACGAGGTCATCGAGCTTGATCCTTTCAGCAACATCCCCGGAAAGAGGTCACTCAAAGCGACGAGGGATTGATTGCGACCACAGCAGACGTGCCCGACCCATTTCATGATCATTGCCAGTCCGGGCAAGTTTCGGGCAAGTTCGGGAGCCGCAGTTACACGCAGCGCTGGCCATCATCGTCCGCAAGGCACAAGAAAGCGCAGGTCAGATCCACACTCTTGGGATGCTGCCCGCTCCGTAGCTACGCACTGCAATCAAATCCCGATGCATCTGGCATGCATTGGTTCAGCAGACGATGCAGACATGATTCCATGGTCACAAAGAAGCCCAACTCCTGCATCAACGACAGGAGTTGGGCTTCACCATGGAGCCGCCTATGGGATTCGAACCCATGACCTACGCATTACGAGTGCGTTGCTCTGGCCAACTGAGCTAAGGCGGCACCGCTGCCGGTGACCCGGCCCGTGGGGGCAAGGGTCGCATCGGCAACGCGCGCCAGTCTACACAGTTTCCAGGGGTGATCCGTACGCGGCTGCGAGGTGGGCGGGGGTCAGGTGGAGGAGACGGCGAGTTTGGCGGCGAAGCCGGCGAAGAGGACGGCGACGGAGGAGGTGAGGCCGGCGGAGAGGCGTCGGCGGCGGCGGAAGGCGTTGGCGAGGGTGGTGCCGGTGAAGATCAGCAGGGAGAGGTAGAGGAAGGAGAAGGTCTGCAGGACGGTGCCGAGGAGGGCGAAGGAGAGGACGGGGGCGCCGTAGGAGGGCTCGACGAACTGGGTGAAGAAGGAGAGCAGGAAGAGGATCGCCTTGGGGTTGAACAGGCTGATCACCAGGGCGCGGCGGAAGGGCCGTTCGCCGTCCTCGACCGGGCCGTCCTCGACGGGGGCCGCCGCCAGGGCGCGGTCGCGCCACATGGCGCGGGCGGCGCGCAGCATGCCGTAGCCGATCCACAGCAGGTAGGCGGCCCCGCCGAACTTGACCACCGCGAAGACCGCGGGGTTGGCCCGGAGCAGGGAGGCCGCGCCGAGGGAGGTGAGGCTGATCAGGGTGAGGTCGCCGAGGAAGACGCCGCAGGCCGCGCGGTAGCCGGTGCGGACGCCCTTGCGGGCGGCGACGGAGAGCACGTAGAGGGAGTTGGGTCCGGGCAGCAGGACGATGACCAGTGCGCCGAGGACGTAGGTGGCCAGGTCGTGGACTCCGAGCACTGCGGTCTCCAGGAAGCGGGCGGGCGGGAACCCCGAAGGGGCTGCGCCATGGTAGCTGCCAGCCCCTTCACCCAGGAACACTCCTGACGCCCCGCCCGCCCGGAGGCGCGCCGTCCGGTCAGTCCTTGCAGGTCTTCCCGTTCTCGGGCGCCTCGCCGCCGAGCAGGTAGTCGTTGATCGCGTTGTCGATGCAGGCGTTCTGCCGCTGGTACGCGGTGTGCCCGTCGCCCTCGTAGGTGAGCAGCCGCCCGCCCTCCAGCTGCCCGGCCAGCGACTTCGCCCAGGCGTAGGGGGTGGCCGGGTCCCGGGTGGTGCCGACGACCACGATCGGGTCGGACCCGGCGGCGCGGACGGTGTGCGGGGCGCCGGTGGCCGCGTCCGGCCAGTACGCGCAGCCCAGCGCCATCCAGGCCATGTCGCGGCCGAAGTGCGGGGCCGCCTTCTCGAAGGCGGGGACGGCGGCGGCGACCGCGGCCGGGTCGGTGAACGGGGCCGGCAGGTCGAGGCAGTTGACCGCCATGTTGGCGTACATCAGGTTGTCGTAGCTGCCGTCGCTGTCGCGCCCGTAGTAGCTGTCGGAGAGCTTGAGCAGCCCGCTGCCGTCGCCCGCCCGGGCGGTGTTCAGCGCCTCGCGCAGGTAGGGCCACAGCGATTCGGCGTACATCGCCTCGGCGACGGCGGTGAGCGCCTGGGACTCGGTCAGCGAGCGGTTCTGCTCGGTCGGCAGCGGTTTGGCGTCGAGCCCGGCGAACAGCGCGGTGAGCTTCTCCCCGGCCTCCTGCACGCTGTGCCCGACGGGGCAGTCGTCCCGCTTGGTGCAGTCCTCGGCGAACGCCTTCCAGGCGGTCTCGAAGCCGCCGGCCTGGGTGAGGTTCCCGGTGACGGCGTCCAGCGAGGGGTCCATCGCGCCGTCCAGGACGACCTTGCCGACCCGGCCCGGGAACAGGCCCGCGTACGTCGCGCCGAGGAAGGTGCCGTACGACTTGCCGACGTAGTTGAGCTTCCGGTCGCCGACCAGCTCCCGCAGCACGTCCATGTCGCGGGCCGCCTCCACGGTGGAGACGTGGCCCAGCAGTTCGCCCGCCCCGGCCCGGCAGCCGGCCGCGAACTCCTTGTCGGCGGCCACCACGGCGTCGATCTCGCCCTGGTCGTCGGGGGTGAGGTCGGTGCCGGTGTAGGTGTCCATCCGCGGGCCGGTCAGGCAGGTGATCGGCGCCGAGCGCCCGACCCCGCGCGGGTCGAAGCCCACCAGGTCGTAGCCGGCCCGCACGCTCGCGTCGTAGCGCGCCGCGACCCGCTCCGCGTAGTCGGTCGCCGAACCGCCCGGGCCGCCCGGGTTGAGCAGCAGCGAGCCGATCCGGCGCGAGGCGTCGCCGGCCGGCTTGCGGACCACCGACAGCTCCACGTCGTGCCCGTCCCCCGGGTGCGCGTAGTCCAGCGGCACCTTGAAGGTCGCGCACTCGAACCCGGAGTCGCACGCCTTCCAGGCCAACTTCTGCGCGTAGTACGGGGCGAGGCCGGCCGGCTGCTCGGTCGGCAGCGGCTCCAGCGGGGTGGCCCCGGACGGCGCGGGGCGGCCGGTCACGCTGTCCGTCGACCGGCCCGGGGCGCCGGACGGGGTGCCGGAGGAACTCGGGTGCCCGGAGCTGCAGCCCGCCAGCAGCAGCGAAACGGCGGCGGCCAGCACGGCGGCGGGCGCCGTCCGACGGCTCCGGGCGACTGTCATGACGACGGGTCCTCTCCCCTGGGGAACGGCGCGGCGGCCGGGAGCCCGAGCCTAGCGGGCGCGGCCGACGCCCCCGGCGCCCCGCACCGGCCGCCACCCCGGCCGGACGATCATCACACCGCCGATCGCACCACACCCCGCACCGAACGGCCCACACCCGCGCACCAGACGGTCGACGCCCCACACCGAACGGCCCGCACCCCCACACCGTTCGGCCGACGCGGCCCGCTCCTCCCGCACCGGACAGCCCGTTCCTCGCGCCGAACAACCCGCACTCGCACTCGCGCGCCGGCCGACCCGCCCCGGCCGGGCGCGCCGCTACTTGGCCAGTTGCTCCGCCAGGTACTGCACCGCGACCCGCACCAGCCGCAGCCGCTCCCGCTCCGGCGTGTAGTCCTGCACCACCTCCGACGTGCGCACCTCGGCCCGCGCCCCGGCGTCCCGCAGGGCCGCCTGCACCGACCGCCCGGACGCCAGCGCGGCCGCGTCCCGCTTCGCCGCGGCCAGCAGCAGCCGCGGGGCCACCGCACCGGGGCCTCCGCCGCCGCCCGGCCAGCGCCTTGGCGTCGTACCGGCCGGAGACCGCCGCGGCCCCGTACAGGTCGGGCCGGGCCAGTCCGGCCGCGGCCGCGCAGGGCGCGCCGGCGTCCACGCCGAGCACGCTCCAGCCGCCGGGGCCGGCCGGGAGGGTGCGGAAGGCCGCGCCGACGGCCGAGCGCAGCGCCGCGTCGTCCGCGACCGCCTGCGGGGCGGCCGCGACCAGGTCGCAGGGGTGGCCGGTGCCGCCGGGCGCCTCGGGGGCGACCACCACGAACGGGCGGGCCTTGCCCTGCTGCACCGCCGACGCCACGCCGTCGAACACGTCCGGCAGGTCGGCGTCGGCGGTGTGCCCGGGCGTCCCGGCGTGCAGCACGATCACCGGGAAGCGGTCCGCCGCGTTCTTCCCGTACTCGGCGGGCAGCCACACCCGCACCGTCCGCGCCCGCCCGTCCGGTCCCGGCACCGCGCCCTGCATCAGCTCCCCGCCCGCCGCCCGGCCCACGCTCGCGAACGCCACCGCCGACGCCACCGCCGACGCCGAGGGCGCCGCAGACCGCGACGGCCCGGACGACGGCACGGACGAGGGCCCGGACGACGGCTCGGGCGAAGCGGACGACGACGCCGGCGGTGGAGCCGCCGCCACCCGCTCCGCGCCGCCCGCCGCCTCCGCCGCGACCGCCCGCGCCTCCCCGTGCCCGCCCCGCGCCCCGAGCAGCACCGCCACCCCCAGCGCACTCACGCACATCAGGCAGAGCGCCGCCGCCCCGGCCCGCACCAGCACCGGCCGCGCCTCCGCCACCAGCTCGTACGTCTGGGCGGCCCGCAGGTCCCGCCAGCGCACCATCGCCGAACGGGCCAGCCAACTGCCCGCCACCACGGCCACCAGCAACGACAGGACGAGGAGCGAACGGGGCATGGGGACGCACCACCTCGGGGAAGGACCGGCCGCCGGACGCGGGCGCGTGGTCAGTGCACAGGGTGCAAGACCGGGTGCCCGCTCGCCCCGGAGCGGTACGGGCGTCTCCGCACGTTCACTCGAACGAGCGACGGCCGGACGCGGCGGAGGCGGAAGCGGCGGAGGCGGCGGAGGAGCCCCGGGCTCAGCCCGCCCGCAGCGCCACCGTCATCGCCTCGACCGCCAGCAGCGGGTCCACGTTCCGGTCCAGCGCCCGGCGGCAGGCCAGCACCGCCTCGATCCGGCGCAGCGTGTTCTCCGCCGCGCCCTCCCCCGCGATCCGCTGCAGCGCCGGCCGCTGGTCGTCGTTGGCCAGCGCGCCGCCCGCGCCGAGCTGCAGGGCCAGCACGTCCCGGTAGAAGCCCAGCAGGTCGCCCAGCGCCACGTTCAGCGTCTCGCGCCGGGTCCGGGTGGCCCGGCTCTTCTGCCGCTTCTCCAGCTCCTTCACCGCACCGGCCATGCCGCGCGGCGCCCGGCTGCCCTCGGCCGCGCCGTACGCGGCCCGCAGGTCCTCGGTCTCCCGGGCGTCCTGGGTCTCGGCCAGCGCCTCGGCGTCCGCCTTCGCGGTGTCCACCAGCCGCTGGGCGGCCGCCAGGCAGCCGCCCAGGTCGGCCACCTCCAGCGGGATGCGCAGCACCTCGGCCCGCCGCGAGCGGGCCTGCTCGTCCACGGCGAGCCGCCGCGAGCGGTCGATGTCGCCCTGCCCGGCCAGCGCCGCCAGCCGGGCCGACTCCGGCTCCACCCCGTCCCGCCGCACCAGCATGTCGGCGACCGCCTCCGCGGCGGGCGTGCGCAGCACCAGCAGCCGGCAGCGCGAGCGGATCGTCGGCAGCACGTCCTGCACGGACGGCGCGCACAGCAGCCACACCGTCCGCGGCGAGGGCTCCTCGACGCCCTTGAGCAGCGCGTTCGCCGCCGCCTCGGTCAGCCGGTGCGCGGCGTCCACCAGGATCACCGACCAGCGGCCGCCGGTCGGGTAGCTCGCCGCCCGCAGCACCAGGTCGCGCATGTCGCCGACGCCGATCGACAGGCCGTCCGTGCGCACCTGCTTGACGTCCGCGTGGCTGCCCGACAGCACGGTGTGGCACCCGTCGCAGAACCCGCAGCCCGGCACCCCGCCCAGCTCCAGGTCCGGGCTGGTGCACTGCAGCGCCGCCGCGAACGCCCGCGCCGCCGTCACCTGCCCGGCCCCCGGCGGGCCGGTGAACAGCCAGGCGTGGGTCATCAGCGAGGCGTTCCCCGCCGGGGCCCCGCCCCGGCCCGCCAGCACGCTCGCCCGGGCCGCCCGCGCCGCCGCCTGCAGCTGCTCGACCACCCGGTCCTGCCCCACCAGGTCGTCCCACACACTCACGCCGCGCTCCTCGTCACCGATGCCACCGATGTCAGCGCTGCCACCGCTCCCGCGGCTCCCGCTGCTCCCACCGCCCCGCCGAGCCTAACCCCGCCCGGGGACAGCCCCGGCGCGGCGAGGTCCCACGTGCGGCGAGGCCGCGACGCGGGCAGTGACCTGCCGTCCCGTCGCGGCCTCGCCGCACGCGCCTGCCGTACCGTGCACGCGCCTGCCGTACCGTACGCCGACCGTTCCGTCCGCCGACCGTTCCGTTCCCGGACGGCTAGTCCTTGCGGCGGCGCCAGCCGCCCTTCTTCTGCTGCCCGTCCGCATGCGGCTGCCCGTCCGCCTCGTCCTCGGGCTCGTCCGCCTCCCAGCGGGCCCACTCCTCGCGGGAGCCGAGCAGGCTGTCCGTCAGGCTGGGCAGGTCGTCGAGCGGCGTCTCCTCCGCCCACTCCGGCCGGGGCCGCAGCTCGCGGGTCCGCGCGGAGTCGTCCTCGTCCCGGAACAGCCCCTGGGGCACCCGGCCGGTCGGCTCGCCCGCCTTGGGCAGCGCCGCCGTCTCCTCGACGTTCCCGTCCCCGACCACCGGCAGCACCGCGGTCTCGTCGACCACCGGCAGCACCGCGGTCTCGTCGGCCGCCGCCCCGCCCCGGCCGGGCCTGGGCAGCTCCCGGGTGGTCTCCGCGTCCGTCCGGCCGTCCTCGACCTTCGGCAGCACCGCGGTCTCGTCAGCCGGAGCGGGGGCCGCCGGGGCCGCCGGAGCTTCCGCGGCCAGCGCCGCCGCCTGCTCGGCCTCCGCGGCCCGCCGCGCGGCCTCGGCCCGCTGCAACGCCTCCTCGGCGCGGCGGCGCTGCTCCTCCCGCTGCAGCTCGCGCTGCCGGGCGAACTCGGCCGGGCGGCCTCCTCCGCGGCGGCCTTGCGCGCGGCCTCCGCCGCCGCCTCGGCCCGGGCGGCCTCCGCGGCCCGCCGCTTCGCGTCCTCCTCCGCGCGCCGCGCGGCCTCCGCCTCGGCGGCGATCCGGGCGGTCTCGGCGGCCTTGCGGGCGGCCTCGGCCTCGGCCC
The window above is part of the Kitasatospora sp. NA04385 genome. Proteins encoded here:
- a CDS encoding PD-(D/E)XK nuclease family protein, whose product is MDAVEFRGVTLAAACEDPRHFASCLPGHAAWAREAAGAYLDAAGREQCRREAAGLYRILPVRAEWVAIRQVKDDAGERRVDTRGVDQYERRAWGRRYATTDGSERELWIPSLTRAPATRPLSELVAAAAVLVFGAPTETYPYDARWKPDPHEPAPQRVRVLGIGLGDGALAVLRDEESGLIAADWSAAEVRRLFAEHVGPRIAVALDGRERRANPGCADCVHIAGCPMLPRASGLLGVPAARPARKRRTVSMADLRAFHDCPARYHLTRVLKLRETAPENSENLAIRRGRAVDAWLNARHADPDRVPCRRVALPDRLPGLAAEETGLALDMIRRHRGNCPLDRIGTDEDCTPQRQVTVLDPVADVVVVASCDLVHTERGGVVVRETKTSVRGLYRGADPLERYPQLALAVLLVRSGALGGEIRRSRVELELLRPDGVAEEEFAPDDPATVERARTALAAYTEPWARAREYPEAPREGYDCAECEARRWCATGLARSAGNSAPPEGTG
- a CDS encoding serine/threonine-protein kinase, with the protein product MGVVCKAIDLESGKPVAVKFLAPWDPHAGDGARVRPWTSTDLKRFHRECDIQRELSGQGVPGYVHSRLTGARPYLVTEYVDGLDLRALLTQRRPGRADAAAITVQLLRILGRVHSRGVIHRDVKPSNIMIAKDGRLFLVDFGISLPMDPQATRHTVGRTPGSLGFMAPEILQGERSPGPPADLYGAGCTIFLLFAARPVFEYGGNEFQVEYHHRLTPAPRLSTVIGDVSEAMDETVAGLLAKSPSERPTPEVAERPFLDMLPRPGSRGNPGEQYDPKRPFLEGTASAPSAPARGGPTRRPVVRRSPTSGPSRDALRSLCLGASEELRDAGPGDCARRLVDVLPVVRRRWTDADGDVLSALLLCAEAARAEGDWVSAGSRFRAVARQLRGVGPGSPSYGSQVRARLGAVESQLNEDRIPEEAPPDWCGIACEVLELGQDARPDLVALCREVGEELLACGSSTEVAELCERLAGSA
- a CDS encoding N-6 DNA methylase, yielding MAEQDVPVTLTLAGIGRLANVGRAAVSNWRRRHDDFPAPVGGTDSSPQFSLPDIEDWLRRHGKVDDSVSGWNWLWPKVEDLGDWERMGLVLAAVGSELTGVRPEGREQAGLAALTVDERALVREARTLAAEDQGSNGFGLLRHRWLAVQNRQVAALPQPLADTMAALAAALRDGEPVERVLDPTCGVGLLLEAAARKWRECGSLQLTGVEADPVLALLTRVGLAVAAPAARATVLCADALLTAPPLPAPVDVVLCNPPAEAPGWSATELAADSRWRYGLPAQGDPELAWVQHILSALNTTGVAVVLLTPSVASRRSGRRIRASLLRAGAIHGLIALPAGAASPYGVGLHLWLLRAPGSRTPESPVLFVDAADCRHTSSGGQSVVDWDRLRERALAAVRGDAVTRAAQVPRAQLLAEDADLTPTRQLAWEPPATQVDLGRSWAVLDQAMLRVRDGMPSLRSLRALDDVAAAESPRVTVAELERLGALTVTPGAPLPPGELRRGFRPADAIEVLLLRHPRHGQEEVPWLDSGEAARLDSAGLVPLTAFGDIIVSSYAAEHEVLVEMHAPRALGAGLFRLRTDPEQLDPFYLASCLRLSSNAWRAGSHARASARLNVRRMRVVQRSLMEQRELGQMYRQIAEFREAAAAFGAAAAQVDEVLGALLGDGRLQRGS
- the leuE gene encoding leucine efflux protein LeuE — translated: MLGVHDLATYVLGALVIVLLPGPNSLYVLSVAARKGVRTGYRAACGVFLGDLTLISLTSLGAASLLRANPAVFAVVKFGGAAYLLWIGYGMLRAARAMWRDRALAAAPVEDGPVEDGERPFRRALVISLFNPKAILFLLSFFTQFVEPSYGAPVLSFALLGTVLQTFSFLYLSLLIFTGTTLANAFRRRRRLSAGLTSSVAVLFAGFAAKLAVSST
- a CDS encoding alpha/beta hydrolase, whose amino-acid sequence is MTVARSRRTAPAAVLAAAVSLLLAGCSSGHPSSSGTPSGAPGRSTDSVTGRPAPSGATPLEPLPTEQPAGLAPYYAQKLAWKACDSGFECATFKVPLDYAHPGDGHDVELSVVRKPAGDASRRIGSLLLNPGGPGGSATDYAERVAARYDASVRAGYDLVGFDPRGVGRSAPITCLTGPRMDTYTGTDLTPDDQGEIDAVVAADKEFAAGCRAGAGELLGHVSTVEAARDMDVLRELVGDRKLNYVGKSYGTFLGATYAGLFPGRVGKVVLDGAMDPSLDAVTGNLTQAGGFETAWKAFAEDCTKRDDCPVGHSVQEAGEKLTALFAGLDAKPLPTEQNRSLTESQALTAVAEAMYAESLWPYLREALNTARAGDGSGLLKLSDSYYGRDSDGSYDNLMYANMAVNCLDLPAPFTDPAAVAAAVPAFEKAAPHFGRDMAWMALGCAYWPDAATGAPHTVRAAGSDPIVVVGTTRDPATPYAWAKSLAGQLEGGRLLTYEGDGHTAYQRQNACIDNAINDYLLGGEAPENGKTCKD